The proteins below come from a single Thermopolyspora flexuosa genomic window:
- a CDS encoding DHA2 family efflux MFS transporter permease subunit: protein MSGVKHATTSATSAAEGVRRTPAVVPLLVLATFVVILNETILINAIPRLMDAMHITEHTAQWLSTAFMLTLAAVIPITGWFLDRVTTRVAYGTAMGLFLFGTALAAVAPAFAVLLAARIIQACGTGIMMPLLMTTLMRVVPVSDRGRVMGNVSLAISVAPAMGPTVSGLILALGSWRLLFAVVLPIAALVTWGGLRRLPNVGEPRESSVDWLSVVTAAAGFGGLVYGLSLFEGGDLRVASAITAGGLALIAVFVLRQLRLQRRGAPLLDLRTLRHRPYAIGLVMLSVAFMAMLGTMVLLPLYLQNLRALSPLATGLLVMPGGLAMGLLGPVVGRLYDRYGGRVLIIPGAAGITLALAGFTQVTLATPYWVLLALHMLLSLCLAATFTPVFTIALGAVPSSLYSHASSILNTLQQVSGAFGTALVVTVMSMRADALRSSGVADALAALGGMRLAFIVGAVLSLIVIATALFMPARSENAGDHVGAMH from the coding sequence GTGTCCGGCGTCAAACATGCGACAACGTCCGCCACGAGCGCGGCCGAGGGGGTGCGCCGTACCCCCGCGGTGGTCCCGCTGCTGGTGCTCGCCACGTTCGTGGTCATCCTCAACGAGACCATCCTCATCAACGCGATCCCGCGCTTGATGGACGCGATGCACATCACCGAGCACACCGCGCAGTGGCTGTCCACCGCGTTCATGCTCACGTTGGCCGCGGTCATCCCGATCACCGGCTGGTTCCTCGACCGCGTCACCACGCGGGTCGCGTACGGCACGGCGATGGGCCTGTTCCTGTTCGGCACCGCGCTCGCCGCGGTCGCCCCGGCCTTCGCGGTGCTGCTCGCCGCCCGGATCATCCAGGCGTGCGGGACGGGCATCATGATGCCGCTGCTCATGACCACCCTCATGCGGGTGGTGCCGGTGTCCGACCGGGGCCGGGTGATGGGCAACGTCTCGCTCGCCATCTCCGTGGCGCCCGCGATGGGGCCGACGGTCTCCGGGCTGATCCTCGCGCTCGGGTCGTGGCGGCTGCTGTTCGCCGTGGTGCTCCCCATCGCGGCCCTGGTCACCTGGGGCGGGCTGCGGCGGCTGCCGAACGTCGGCGAGCCGCGGGAGTCCTCCGTCGACTGGCTGAGCGTGGTCACCGCCGCCGCCGGGTTCGGCGGCCTGGTGTACGGGCTGAGCCTGTTCGAGGGCGGCGACCTCCGGGTCGCGTCCGCGATCACGGCCGGGGGCCTCGCGCTGATCGCCGTGTTCGTGCTGCGCCAGCTCCGGCTGCAGCGGCGCGGCGCGCCCCTGCTCGACCTGCGCACGCTGCGCCACCGCCCCTACGCCATCGGGCTGGTCATGCTGTCGGTGGCGTTCATGGCGATGCTCGGCACGATGGTGCTGCTCCCGCTCTACCTGCAGAACCTGCGCGCGCTCAGCCCGCTCGCGACCGGGCTCCTCGTCATGCCCGGGGGCCTGGCGATGGGGCTGCTCGGCCCGGTGGTCGGCCGGCTGTACGACCGGTACGGCGGGCGCGTGCTGATCATCCCGGGCGCGGCCGGCATCACGCTCGCGCTCGCCGGGTTCACCCAGGTGACGCTCGCCACGCCGTACTGGGTGCTGCTCGCCCTGCACATGCTGCTGTCGCTGTGCCTCGCGGCGACGTTCACCCCGGTGTTCACGATCGCGCTCGGGGCGGTCCCGTCGTCGCTGTACTCGCACGCCAGCTCGATCCTCAACACGCTGCAGCAGGTCTCCGGCGCCTTCGGCACCGCGCTCGTGGTCACCGTGATGAGCATGCGGGCCGACGCGCTGCGGTCCTCGGGGGTCGCCGACGCGCTCGCCGCGCTCGGCGGCATGCGGCTGGCGTTCATCGTCGGCGCGGTGCTGTCGCTGATCGTGATCGCCACGGCCCTGTTCATGCCGGCCCGGTCGGAGAACGCCGGCGACCACGTGGGGGCGATGCACTGA
- a CDS encoding DUF6297 family protein, with translation MTLAAARSPYPRPRELRRRRRAGRPRRPPREILMVLAERTIYAAVFLAIAAEAVPSTLGHIGAAGRAPVTPITPIVEWTVITAAVLGVVALARALLAFGPVYAGAAARTWLLSTPVDRTGLLTVPLAIAVAAGAGLAAAIGFALLLVTRLGPPPVPWLTGWAALGAAITCGCAVAQARRRPVPVLRRRLTAAGYALTAAVLAVPLLRPAVPPPALAATGTATWAGALALVACAAVAMYAARRHLADMTRGTACSGGELALAARVSLLSLDSTLFWPVVTERRLRALARVRPAGIRGNRVAALVRADVARVLRMRTGLLAWAALLPVPYAAHLAGLTAFLPAIHLVAAFLAAYRLAGGLRLIAHAPALRRALGGTDLTLKLAHLVVPAAGAVVWSAASALLAPISPLTAAVSAVGAVAVCYRMATRPPLDHTSMVVDTGPFGPMPPDLVMRLLRGPALLAVLAVVQLAIAG, from the coding sequence GTGACGCTCGCCGCGGCGCGCTCGCCGTACCCCCGTCCCCGGGAGCTGCGCCGCAGGCGGCGGGCGGGCAGGCCGCGGCGGCCGCCCCGGGAGATCCTCATGGTGCTCGCCGAGCGCACGATCTACGCCGCGGTGTTCCTCGCCATCGCCGCCGAGGCGGTGCCGTCGACGCTCGGCCACATCGGCGCGGCGGGCCGGGCCCCGGTGACCCCGATCACCCCGATCGTGGAGTGGACGGTGATCACCGCGGCCGTGCTGGGCGTGGTGGCGCTCGCCCGGGCGCTGCTGGCGTTCGGGCCCGTGTACGCCGGCGCGGCCGCCCGCACCTGGCTGCTCAGCACCCCGGTCGACCGCACCGGCCTGCTCACCGTGCCGCTCGCGATCGCCGTGGCGGCCGGCGCGGGCCTGGCGGCCGCGATCGGGTTCGCGCTGCTGCTCGTCACCCGCCTCGGCCCGCCGCCGGTGCCGTGGCTGACCGGGTGGGCGGCGCTCGGCGCGGCGATCACCTGCGGCTGCGCCGTGGCCCAGGCGCGGCGGCGGCCGGTGCCGGTGCTGCGCCGCCGGCTGACCGCGGCCGGGTACGCGCTCACCGCCGCGGTGCTCGCGGTCCCGCTGCTCCGGCCCGCCGTCCCGCCGCCCGCGCTGGCGGCGACCGGGACGGCGACGTGGGCCGGTGCGCTCGCCCTCGTGGCGTGCGCGGCCGTCGCGATGTACGCGGCCCGCCGCCATCTGGCGGACATGACCCGCGGTACGGCGTGCTCGGGCGGCGAGCTCGCGCTCGCGGCCCGGGTGTCGTTGCTCTCGCTCGACAGCACCCTGTTCTGGCCGGTGGTGACCGAGCGGCGGCTGCGCGCGCTCGCCCGGGTCCGGCCCGCCGGGATCCGCGGCAACCGGGTGGCCGCGCTGGTCCGGGCCGACGTGGCCCGGGTGCTGCGCATGCGGACCGGCCTGCTCGCGTGGGCCGCGCTGCTCCCCGTGCCGTACGCCGCGCACCTGGCCGGGCTCACCGCGTTCCTGCCCGCGATCCACCTGGTGGCGGCGTTCCTCGCGGCCTACCGGCTCGCGGGCGGGCTGCGGCTCATCGCGCACGCGCCCGCGCTCCGCCGGGCGCTCGGCGGCACGGACCTGACGCTCAAGCTCGCGCACCTGGTGGTGCCCGCCGCGGGCGCGGTCGTGTGGTCGGCGGCCTCGGCGCTCCTGGCCCCGATCTCGCCGCTCACCGCCGCGGTGTCCGCCGTCGGCGCGGTCGCCGTGTGCTACCGCATGGCGACCCGGCCGCCGCTCGACCACACGAGCATGGTGGTCGACACCGGCCCGTTCGGGCCGATGCCGCCGGACCTGGTCATGCGGCTGCTGCGCGGCCCCGCGCTGCTCGCCGTACTCGCCGTGGTGCAGCTCGCCATCGCGGGGTAG